One genomic window of Tenacibaculum tangerinum includes the following:
- the pnuC gene encoding nicotinamide riboside transporter PnuC, translating into MSQLFDFLFGQYATYNPIDVWLEIIAVVFGFLSVWYSKQNKIWVFPTGMISTAIFVYLLLKWELLGDMMINGYYFIMSVYGWYIWTRKVDATHVTPISRTTPKEKKQSIAIFVATLVFVYTVYTVFDKWTNWTAYVDTVTTAIFFVGMWLMAKRKIENWIYWIIGDIISVPLYFYKGFTFTSFQYLLFTFIAVAGYLAWKKHLHNAPSTL; encoded by the coding sequence ATGAGCCAACTTTTTGATTTCCTTTTTGGGCAATATGCTACTTACAATCCTATCGACGTTTGGCTAGAAATTATCGCTGTCGTCTTTGGGTTTTTATCTGTTTGGTATTCGAAGCAGAATAAAATTTGGGTATTCCCAACGGGGATGATTAGTACCGCAATTTTTGTATACCTCTTGTTAAAATGGGAATTGTTAGGCGATATGATGATTAACGGTTATTACTTTATCATGAGTGTGTACGGTTGGTATATCTGGACGCGTAAAGTAGATGCGACTCATGTAACTCCCATTTCTAGAACGACGCCTAAAGAGAAAAAACAAAGTATAGCCATATTTGTAGCCACCTTGGTTTTTGTTTACACTGTGTATACCGTTTTTGATAAATGGACGAACTGGACAGCCTATGTAGATACTGTTACTACCGCCATTTTCTTTGTAGGAATGTGGCTTATGGCAAAACGAAAAATAGAGAACTGGATTTATTGGATTATTGGCGATATTATCTCCGTTCCACTCTACTTTTATAAAGGATTTACCTTTACGAGTTTTCAATATTTATTATTTACCTTTATAGCAGTTGCAGGATATTTAGCATGGAAAAAGCACTTACACAACGCCCCATCAACCTTGTAA
- the dnaG gene encoding DNA primase produces MITQQTIDSVFESARVEEVIGEFVQLKKSGSNFKGLSPFTDERTPSFMVSPVKQIWKDFSTGKGGNAVSFLMEHEHYTYPEAIRWLAKKYNIEIEETEQSDEQKQQMNERESMFLVSKFAKDYFHDVLMNTQKGRAIGLSYFKERGFREDTIEKFDLGYCKDEWDNFTNAALAKGFDLKYLKSTGLTIVKEGGAEDRKFDRFKGRVMFPIHSMSGRILGFGGRILTNDKKAAKYLNSPESDIYHKSKILYGLYQAKKEIAKEDNCFLVEGYTDVISFHQSGIENVVASSGTALTPDQIRLINRLTQNITVLFDGDAAGIRASLRGIDLILEQGMNVRVVTFPEGEDPDSFAKAHSSKELKQYLEEKSQDFIEFKVSLLMKEAANDPVKKAGLIRDIVTSISKIPDGIQREVYVQECARIMDISERVLFSELAQLLKKGTTTRKSSVGQDPNQPPPEYFQAQEQASMEAIKGGKGKLQQSVNQLNILEKEVIRILLLYGNEVVDFVNWVDAVDERGRPFLEKEHYQNTVSNELYLNLQEDEIEFTNEIFRLTYYEIIHQLNQDETIKVDHLVMHKNPDIASLVTNILMDEEKYNLSDWERKEVFVTETVKILPKLVTDAVLNLRRVLIEEKIKEIMQESQEQKTTPDLEEITNYTGLKKRLFEKLNRVV; encoded by the coding sequence ATGATAACCCAACAAACTATAGATAGCGTTTTTGAGAGTGCTCGAGTAGAGGAAGTGATAGGAGAGTTCGTACAATTAAAAAAGTCTGGAAGTAACTTTAAAGGGTTAAGTCCGTTTACCGACGAACGCACCCCTTCATTTATGGTGTCGCCTGTAAAACAAATCTGGAAAGATTTTAGTACCGGAAAGGGTGGAAATGCCGTATCTTTCTTAATGGAACATGAGCATTACACCTATCCAGAAGCGATACGTTGGTTAGCAAAGAAATACAATATTGAAATTGAAGAAACCGAGCAGTCTGATGAACAAAAGCAGCAGATGAATGAGCGAGAAAGTATGTTCTTAGTTTCAAAATTTGCTAAAGATTACTTTCACGATGTATTAATGAATACACAAAAAGGAAGAGCCATTGGATTATCTTATTTTAAAGAAAGAGGATTTAGAGAAGACACTATTGAAAAATTCGATTTAGGATACTGTAAAGACGAATGGGATAATTTTACCAATGCAGCACTAGCTAAAGGATTCGATTTAAAATACCTAAAGTCTACAGGTTTAACCATTGTAAAAGAAGGAGGGGCAGAAGACCGAAAGTTCGACCGATTCAAAGGGCGGGTAATGTTTCCTATTCACAGTATGTCTGGGCGTATTTTAGGTTTTGGAGGTAGAATACTTACCAACGATAAAAAAGCTGCAAAATACTTAAATTCACCTGAGAGCGATATTTATCATAAGAGTAAAATTCTTTACGGGCTATACCAAGCAAAAAAAGAAATAGCGAAAGAAGATAATTGCTTTTTAGTAGAAGGGTATACCGACGTTATTTCATTTCACCAATCGGGTATAGAAAATGTGGTAGCCTCTTCAGGTACCGCATTAACACCCGATCAAATTCGTTTGATAAATCGGTTAACTCAAAATATTACCGTACTTTTCGATGGAGACGCAGCAGGTATTAGAGCATCACTTCGGGGTATCGATTTAATTCTTGAACAAGGAATGAACGTACGGGTCGTAACTTTTCCAGAAGGAGAAGATCCTGATAGCTTTGCCAAAGCCCATTCTAGCAAAGAGTTAAAACAATATTTAGAAGAAAAGTCACAAGATTTTATTGAGTTCAAAGTTTCTTTATTAATGAAAGAAGCGGCGAATGACCCTGTAAAAAAAGCAGGTTTAATTCGAGATATTGTTACGAGTATTTCTAAAATTCCAGATGGTATACAACGAGAAGTATATGTGCAAGAGTGTGCGCGAATCATGGATATTTCTGAACGTGTTTTGTTTAGTGAACTTGCGCAACTACTAAAAAAAGGAACTACAACTAGAAAAAGTAGTGTGGGTCAAGACCCCAATCAACCACCACCAGAATATTTTCAGGCTCAAGAGCAAGCCTCGATGGAGGCTATAAAGGGAGGTAAAGGAAAATTACAGCAAAGTGTAAACCAATTAAATATTCTAGAAAAAGAAGTTATTAGAATATTATTGTTGTATGGTAACGAAGTGGTTGATTTTGTAAATTGGGTAGATGCAGTTGATGAAAGAGGGCGTCCTTTCTTAGAAAAAGAACACTATCAAAATACCGTTTCAAATGAATTGTATTTAAACCTACAAGAAGACGAAATAGAGTTTACCAATGAAATATTTAGGCTTACTTACTATGAAATAATTCATCAATTAAACCAAGATGAAACCATAAAAGTAGATCACTTGGTAATGCATAAAAACCCCGATATAGCTAGCTTAGTAACTAATATTTTAATGGATGAAGAGAAATATAATTTAAGCGACTGGGAACGAAAAGAGGTTTTTGTAACAGAAACCGTTAAAATTCTTCCAAAACTAGTAACGGACGCTGTTTTAAATTTGCGTAGAGTTTTAATTGAAGAAAAGATTAAAGAAATTATGCAAGAAAGTCAAGAACAAAAAACAACCCCAGATTTAGAGGAAATAACGAATTATACAGGGTTAAAAAAACGTCTTTTCGAAAAATTAAATCGTGTCGTTTAG
- a CDS encoding energy transducer TonB, with the protein MKKAITLLFISCSIHFLIAQEKCTSNSHELVDLNVIDKCSAEKVVETTKETPAMIAKVTSKRYLKKRTYFKEVQSIADYLKANHLKEVHKTSELELCSLKNISPVSKIASNNTVSFHVVDEIPEFLSCKGSFMSKAECFNYEMQKHILRTLVYPDEALEKGMEGAVKVSFVIDVNGKVINIEMEGNVDEILKEEAKRIVSLLPVFIPGKQQGKYTSVKYSFPMIFSLDSSVD; encoded by the coding sequence ATGAAAAAAGCAATAACCCTCTTGTTTATAAGTTGTAGCATTCATTTTTTGATTGCTCAAGAAAAATGTACATCTAACAGCCACGAACTGGTAGATTTGAATGTGATTGATAAGTGTTCAGCAGAGAAAGTAGTTGAAACTACTAAAGAAACTCCTGCTATGATAGCTAAAGTTACAAGCAAACGATACCTAAAAAAGCGGACTTATTTTAAGGAAGTACAAAGTATTGCAGATTATTTAAAAGCGAACCATTTAAAAGAAGTTCATAAAACTAGTGAATTAGAATTGTGTAGCTTAAAAAATATAAGCCCAGTATCGAAAATAGCAAGTAATAACACTGTTTCTTTTCATGTAGTAGATGAAATTCCAGAATTTTTATCATGTAAAGGGTCTTTTATGAGCAAAGCAGAATGTTTTAATTACGAAATGCAAAAACACATACTTCGTACATTGGTATACCCTGATGAAGCTCTAGAAAAAGGAATGGAAGGAGCAGTAAAAGTAAGCTTTGTTATAGATGTAAATGGTAAAGTAATAAATATTGAAATGGAAGGTAACGTAGATGAGATACTAAAAGAAGAGGCAAAAAGAATCGTATCGTTGCTACCTGTTTTTATACCTGGTAAACAGCAAGGTAAGTATACGAGTGTAAAATACAGTTTCCCTATGATTTTTAGTTTAGATAGCTCTGTAGATTAA
- the hflX gene encoding GTPase HflX, with amino-acid sequence MIETREATSEKAVLIGIITQHQDEKQSQEYLDELEFLTLTAGGVAVKRFVQKLDKPHPKTFIGAGKLEDVKAYIESNDIGTAIFDDELSPAQLRNIERFLDCKILDRTNLILDIFASRAQTSSAKAQVELAQYQYLLPRLTRMWTHLDKQKGGIGMRGPGETEIETDRRIIRDKISLLKKKLLTIDKQMSVQRKNRGKMVRVALVGYTNVGKSTLMNVVSKSEVFAENKLFATLDTTVRKVVIKNIPFLMTDTVGFIRKLPTQLVESFKSTLDEVREADLLLHVVDISHPNFEDHIASVNKILDEIDSKDKPTVMVFNKIDAYSHENIDEDDLITEKTKEHYTLEDWKRTWMNDLETESIFISALNKDNLENFKEKVYEEVKKIHVQRFPYNDFLYQEY; translated from the coding sequence ATGATTGAAACACGAGAAGCCACATCAGAAAAAGCGGTTTTAATAGGTATTATAACGCAGCATCAAGACGAAAAACAATCGCAAGAATACCTTGATGAACTAGAGTTTTTAACTTTAACAGCAGGAGGAGTTGCAGTAAAAAGATTTGTTCAAAAATTAGACAAACCTCACCCAAAAACATTTATAGGAGCAGGAAAGTTAGAAGATGTAAAAGCATATATAGAATCTAACGATATCGGAACAGCGATTTTTGATGATGAATTATCGCCCGCTCAGCTTAGAAATATAGAACGTTTTTTAGATTGTAAGATTTTAGATCGAACCAACTTAATCTTAGATATTTTTGCAAGTAGGGCACAAACAAGTTCAGCAAAGGCACAAGTAGAGTTAGCTCAATATCAATACTTATTACCCCGATTAACCCGAATGTGGACACACTTAGATAAACAAAAAGGGGGAATTGGTATGCGTGGTCCTGGAGAAACAGAAATTGAAACAGACCGCCGTATTATACGTGATAAGATATCATTGCTAAAAAAGAAATTACTAACCATAGATAAGCAAATGTCAGTACAGCGTAAAAATCGTGGAAAAATGGTGCGTGTCGCTTTGGTAGGGTATACCAATGTTGGTAAATCTACTTTAATGAATGTAGTGAGTAAAAGTGAGGTTTTTGCAGAAAACAAGTTGTTTGCTACACTCGATACTACGGTTAGAAAAGTAGTTATTAAAAACATTCCTTTTTTAATGACCGATACAGTTGGATTTATTAGAAAACTACCAACACAATTGGTCGAGTCGTTTAAATCTACTCTAGATGAAGTTCGAGAAGCCGATTTGTTATTACACGTCGTAGATATATCGCACCCAAATTTTGAAGATCATATTGCTTCGGTAAATAAAATTTTAGACGAAATTGACAGTAAAGACAAACCTACTGTTATGGTGTTTAATAAAATAGATGCCTATAGCCACGAAAATATTGATGAAGATGATTTAATTACAGAAAAAACAAAAGAGCACTACACTTTAGAAGACTGGAAAAGAACATGGATGAATGATTTAGAAACAGAAAGTATTTTTATTTCAGCACTTAATAAAGATAATTTAGAAAATTTTAAAGAAAAAGTATACGAAGAAGTAAAAAAGATACACGTTCAACGTTTTCCGTATAATGACTTCCTATACCAAGAATACTAG
- the ahcY gene encoding adenosylhomocysteinase — protein sequence MSTKTATYVPYKVKDISLADWGRKEIELAEAEMPGLMSLREEYKEEQPLKGARIAGCLHMTIQTAVLIETLQALGAEVTWSSCNIFSTQDQAAAAIAAAGTPVYAWKGMNEEEFDWCIEQTLFFGEDRKPLNMILDDGGDLTNMVLDKYPELAKGIKGLSEETTTGVHRLYERVKNGTLPMPAINVNDSVTKSKFDNKYGCKESAVDAIRRATDVMLAGKRVVVCGYGDVGKGTAASFRGAGSIVTVTEIDPICALQAAMDGFEVKKLETVVGNADIVITTTGNKDIVRAEHFKAMKDKTIVCNIGHFDNEIQMAWLNDTYGDTKVEIKPQVDKYTIEGKDIIILAEGRLVNLGCATGHPSFVMSNSFTNQTLAQIELWNNADAYKNEVYMLPKHLDEKVAKLHLAKIGVELTELRKDQAEYIGVTVDGPYKPEHYRY from the coding sequence ATGAGTACTAAAACCGCAACCTATGTTCCTTACAAAGTTAAAGATATTTCTTTAGCCGATTGGGGAAGAAAAGAGATTGAATTGGCAGAAGCTGAAATGCCAGGGTTAATGAGTTTACGAGAAGAGTATAAAGAGGAGCAACCGTTGAAGGGAGCAAGAATTGCAGGATGTTTACACATGACGATTCAAACTGCGGTTTTAATTGAAACCCTACAAGCTTTAGGTGCTGAGGTTACGTGGAGTTCGTGTAATATTTTCTCTACACAAGACCAGGCTGCCGCGGCTATTGCTGCTGCTGGAACTCCTGTGTATGCCTGGAAAGGTATGAACGAGGAAGAGTTTGATTGGTGTATTGAGCAAACGTTATTCTTTGGTGAAGATCGCAAGCCTTTAAATATGATTTTAGATGATGGGGGAGATTTAACCAATATGGTATTAGATAAATACCCTGAGTTAGCTAAAGGAATTAAAGGATTATCAGAAGAAACCACAACTGGGGTGCACCGTTTGTACGAGCGTGTTAAAAACGGAACGTTACCTATGCCTGCTATTAATGTGAATGACTCGGTTACCAAATCGAAGTTTGATAATAAGTACGGATGTAAAGAATCGGCAGTTGATGCCATTCGTCGTGCTACCGATGTAATGTTAGCGGGTAAAAGAGTAGTGGTTTGTGGTTATGGTGATGTGGGTAAAGGTACGGCAGCTTCTTTCCGTGGAGCGGGTTCTATAGTTACGGTTACTGAGATTGACCCTATTTGTGCCTTGCAAGCAGCAATGGACGGTTTTGAAGTAAAGAAATTAGAAACGGTTGTAGGCAATGCAGATATCGTAATTACCACTACTGGAAACAAAGATATCGTTCGTGCAGAGCACTTTAAAGCGATGAAAGACAAAACCATCGTTTGTAATATCGGTCACTTTGACAATGAAATTCAAATGGCTTGGTTAAATGATACCTATGGAGATACCAAGGTTGAAATTAAACCGCAAGTTGATAAATATACGATCGAAGGAAAAGATATCATCATACTAGCAGAAGGACGCTTGGTAAACTTAGGGTGTGCTACAGGACATCCAAGTTTTGTAATGTCAAACTCTTTTACCAACCAAACCTTAGCGCAAATCGAATTGTGGAACAATGCGGATGCCTATAAAAACGAGGTATATATGCTACCAAAGCATTTAGATGAAAAAGTAGCTAAATTACACTTAGCCAAGATTGGTGTAGAGTTAACAGAGTTACGTAAAGACCAAGCGGAGTATATTGGTGTAACTGTTGATGGACCCTACAAACCAGAACATTATAGATACTAG
- the gldB gene encoding gliding motility lipoprotein GldB, with product MKKVLALVSLVLISLSCKKEGNKLHIDVSNIKEQVNLERFDIDFYNTNPNELAKTKEKYPMLFPSEPDSVWVNKINNKDEQELFAESQKVFPDFKDEKEQLTSLFKHVKYYNPKFVSPKVITMLTNIDYANRIVYTDSLLFISLDAYLGKEHEFYNDYPAYIKQNNTKAHIIVDVAKAIIGKQMLPSRARSFIDKMIYRGKRMYLLDAYLPHVPDVLKIGYSQKKLDWAKNNEEQIWMYFIEKDVLYSTSKDIDKRFLDIAPFSKFYMEEDAQSPGRIGEWIGWQIVRSYMQKNDVSLQQLLQTSEEDIFKKSGYKPKR from the coding sequence ATGAAAAAAGTTTTAGCATTAGTTAGCTTAGTTTTAATAAGCCTTTCATGTAAAAAAGAAGGTAATAAGTTGCATATTGATGTATCTAATATCAAAGAACAGGTAAACCTAGAACGTTTTGATATTGATTTTTACAACACGAACCCGAATGAACTTGCGAAGACAAAAGAAAAGTATCCGATGCTATTCCCTTCAGAACCTGACAGTGTTTGGGTAAATAAAATCAATAACAAAGACGAACAAGAGTTGTTTGCAGAGTCACAGAAAGTTTTTCCTGATTTTAAAGATGAAAAAGAGCAGCTAACATCATTATTCAAACATGTAAAATATTACAATCCAAAATTTGTGAGTCCGAAAGTAATTACGATGCTAACGAATATCGATTATGCGAATAGAATTGTTTACACAGATAGTTTATTATTCATTTCTTTAGATGCTTATTTAGGTAAAGAGCATGAATTTTATAACGATTATCCAGCTTATATAAAACAAAATAATACGAAAGCACATATTATTGTAGATGTTGCGAAAGCTATTATTGGCAAGCAAATGCTACCGAGTAGGGCAAGAAGTTTTATAGATAAAATGATTTATAGAGGAAAAAGAATGTACTTGCTTGATGCGTATTTACCTCATGTTCCTGATGTTCTTAAGATAGGGTATTCACAAAAAAAATTAGATTGGGCAAAAAATAATGAAGAACAAATATGGATGTATTTTATAGAGAAAGATGTATTATACAGCACTAGTAAAGATATCGATAAACGTTTTTTAGATATCGCCCCTTTTTCTAAATTTTATATGGAAGAAGATGCCCAGTCACCAGGAAGAATTGGAGAGTGGATTGGTTGGCAAATTGTTCGTTCATACATGCAAAAGAATGATGTATCTTTGCAGCAATTATTACAAACGAGTGAAGAAGATATCTTCAAAAAATCAGGATATAAACCGAAAAGATAA
- a CDS encoding leucine-rich repeat domain-containing protein — translation MKTITFFCSLILLTSAIFSQETIRIPDIGLEECLVNLKIDSNGLNGNITISDAEYVTNLNVDNPITNKDLPNVYSKIKDLTGLESFPNLRRLDCYANEIKKLDLSQSSSISFLNCSENKIERLDVSNNPKLTYVSCDSNRLTSLILGENTNLESLYASYNKLTFLDVSGCPNLKSMDVTGNNIKTIVVSEEQLANIPEGWYKDEKTIYATSDGTIVKEKKVEQQQTTTQTNSTNVVAEKPIEKYTESFKQLVISEYEKNVLNEAYLQKIQKELAQKYKLESTELTEWIQQYSKLHKVK, via the coding sequence ATGAAAACAATTACATTTTTTTGTTCTTTAATACTTTTAACATCTGCTATTTTTTCTCAAGAAACGATTAGAATTCCTGATATAGGCTTAGAAGAGTGTTTGGTTAATTTGAAAATTGATTCAAACGGTTTAAATGGAAATATTACTATTAGTGATGCAGAATATGTTACTAATTTGAATGTTGACAATCCCATAACAAATAAAGACTTGCCTAATGTATACTCAAAAATTAAAGATTTAACTGGTTTAGAAAGTTTTCCTAATTTGAGACGTTTAGACTGTTATGCTAATGAGATTAAAAAGCTTGATTTATCACAAAGCTCTTCTATTAGCTTTTTAAATTGTAGTGAAAACAAGATTGAGCGTTTAGATGTGAGTAATAATCCTAAACTAACTTATGTTAGTTGCGACTCTAATAGGTTAACTTCATTAATTCTTGGCGAAAATACCAATCTTGAGAGTTTGTATGCCAGTTATAATAAACTTACTTTTTTAGATGTTTCTGGATGTCCGAATTTGAAAAGTATGGACGTTACGGGAAATAACATTAAAACTATTGTAGTAAGCGAAGAACAGTTAGCCAACATTCCTGAAGGGTGGTATAAGGACGAAAAAACTATATATGCCACTAGTGATGGTACTATTGTCAAAGAAAAGAAAGTTGAACAGCAACAAACTACTACCCAAACTAATAGTACTAATGTGGTTGCTGAAAAACCAATAGAAAAATATACGGAAAGTTTTAAACAGTTGGTTATTTCTGAATATGAAAAAAATGTATTAAACGAAGCATATCTTCAAAAAATTCAAAAAGAACTTGCGCAAAAGTACAAATTGGAAAGTACTGAACTTACTGAATGGATACAACAATACAGTAAACTTCATAAAGTTAAATAA
- a CDS encoding ATP-binding protein — protein MEKALTQRPINLVKVVLFGPESTGKTTLSRQLARHYNTVWAPEYAREYLQDKWNNERKTCEQHDLIPIAEGQIDLENELARKADKLLICDTDLLETKVYSEEYYGGFVDPKLDEAAIANTYDMYFLTYIDTPWEADDLRDRPEQRLEMFNAFENALKKYNRPYVLLKGDKETRLKKAVAVIDTLLSKKENLYSFSDTLTDFDMHFMHQSPDIPDYDL, from the coding sequence ATGGAAAAAGCACTTACACAACGCCCCATCAACCTTGTAAAGGTGGTGTTATTCGGACCTGAGAGCACAGGAAAAACTACCCTTTCGAGACAATTAGCTCGTCATTACAACACCGTTTGGGCACCAGAATATGCACGTGAATACTTGCAAGACAAATGGAACAACGAACGTAAAACTTGCGAGCAACACGATTTAATTCCGATTGCTGAAGGGCAAATAGACTTGGAAAATGAATTGGCTAGAAAAGCGGATAAACTCCTTATCTGTGATACCGATTTGTTAGAAACCAAAGTATATTCTGAAGAGTATTATGGCGGATTCGTAGATCCGAAATTAGACGAGGCTGCTATTGCTAATACCTACGATATGTATTTTTTAACCTATATCGATACGCCTTGGGAAGCCGATGATTTACGCGACCGACCCGAGCAACGTTTAGAAATGTTCAATGCTTTTGAAAACGCCTTGAAAAAGTACAACCGTCCGTATGTATTATTAAAAGGGGATAAAGAAACACGTTTAAAAAAAGCAGTAGCGGTGATTGATACGTTACTCTCTAAAAAAGAAAACTTATACTCTTTTTCCGACACGCTTACCGACTTTGACATGCATTTTATGCACCAATCTCCCGACATTCCTGATTACGATTTGTAA
- a CDS encoding nucleoside triphosphate pyrophosphohydrolase family protein yields MKKKIKAVHEFHTAFGLGIKNEPTGNIGEERNLLRYNLMKEENEEYLEAAQNNDLVEVADALGDMLYILCGTIIEHGMQHKIEEVFDEIQRSNMSKLGEDGKPIYREDGKVLKGPNYFTPNIKEILEK; encoded by the coding sequence ATGAAAAAAAAGATTAAAGCAGTACACGAATTTCATACCGCATTTGGATTAGGGATTAAAAACGAACCCACAGGCAACATTGGTGAAGAACGAAATTTACTTCGTTACAACTTGATGAAAGAAGAAAATGAAGAATATTTAGAGGCTGCTCAAAATAATGATTTGGTTGAGGTGGCAGATGCATTAGGGGATATGTTGTACATTTTATGCGGAACCATTATAGAACACGGAATGCAACATAAAATAGAGGAGGTATTTGACGAAATACAGCGCAGTAATATGAGTAAATTAGGAGAAGATGGTAAACCAATTTACCGTGAAGACGGTAAGGTGCTCAAAGGTCCCAATTACTTTACACCCAACATCAAAGAAATTTTAGAGAAATAA
- the nadE gene encoding NAD(+) synthase: MNTPKVAEHIVNWLKDYATNANVNGFVVGISGGIDSAVTSTLCAKTGLPTLCVELPIHQAKSQVNRANEHIKQLKERFDNVSEAEVNLTSTFEDFKKVVPEVEPSAKVDLALANTRARLRMTTLYYFAGLHGLLVAGTGNKVEDFGVGFYTKYGDGGVDLSPIADLVKSEVYELAAYLEVPDSIQKAQPTDGLFGDSRTDEDQIGASYDELEWAMEMQDAGKTVDDFSGRELEVYKIYTRLNRINQHKMIPIPICEIPKELK; this comes from the coding sequence ATGAATACTCCTAAAGTTGCTGAACATATTGTAAATTGGTTAAAAGATTATGCTACGAATGCTAACGTAAATGGTTTTGTTGTAGGAATTTCAGGAGGTATTGATAGCGCAGTTACTTCAACCTTATGTGCTAAAACCGGATTGCCTACTTTGTGTGTTGAATTGCCTATTCATCAGGCAAAGAGTCAAGTTAACAGGGCTAACGAACATATTAAGCAATTAAAAGAGCGTTTTGATAATGTGAGTGAAGCGGAAGTAAACTTAACCTCTACTTTTGAAGATTTTAAAAAGGTGGTACCCGAAGTTGAACCCTCTGCAAAAGTCGATTTAGCACTAGCGAATACCAGAGCTCGGTTACGTATGACCACCTTATACTATTTTGCTGGTTTACATGGTTTGTTGGTTGCAGGAACGGGAAATAAAGTAGAAGATTTTGGTGTTGGTTTTTATACTAAATATGGTGATGGTGGTGTGGATTTAAGTCCGATTGCCGACCTTGTAAAATCAGAAGTATATGAATTAGCAGCTTATTTAGAAGTTCCTGACTCTATACAAAAAGCTCAACCTACTGATGGTTTGTTTGGTGATAGTAGAACAGACGAAGACCAAATTGGTGCTTCTTATGATGAGTTAGAATGGGCTATGGAAATGCAAGATGCTGGTAAAACTGTAGATGATTTTTCTGGTAGAGAATTAGAGGTATATAAAATATACACACGCCTTAACCGAATTAATCAGCATAAAATGATTCCCATTCCTATTTGTGAAATCCCTAAAGAATTAAAGTAA
- a CDS encoding 4'-phosphopantetheinyl transferase family protein, which yields MPLYKTLTVNDHAKVLIWKIEESFEQLSNGISLTKGSQQRVASMKSDLHQRGFLSVRHLLQEVGYSDNDLLYDGYGKPHLKDGKFISITHSFTFSGIIISDKHPVGIDIEMQRDKIVKIAHKFTPIEEYKSIANHDALVSKLTIVWGAKESLYKIYGKKKLHFLEHMYVEDFSFDTNETTGKILYEGETSEYGIQFLEMEGFTCVYAY from the coding sequence ATGCCTCTTTACAAAACATTAACGGTAAACGACCATGCTAAAGTGTTGATTTGGAAGATTGAAGAGTCTTTTGAACAACTTTCTAACGGTATTTCTTTAACCAAAGGAAGTCAACAACGGGTTGCTAGTATGAAATCTGATTTACACCAAAGAGGTTTTCTAAGCGTACGTCATTTACTACAAGAAGTTGGCTATAGCGATAATGATTTATTATACGATGGCTACGGAAAACCACACTTAAAAGACGGAAAATTTATTTCTATTACCCATTCGTTTACCTTTTCAGGTATTATTATATCTGACAAGCATCCTGTGGGAATCGATATTGAAATGCAGCGCGACAAAATTGTAAAAATCGCACACAAATTTACTCCTATTGAAGAATACAAATCCATCGCCAACCACGACGCTTTGGTAAGTAAGCTGACCATTGTTTGGGGAGCCAAAGAAAGTTTGTATAAAATCTACGGAAAGAAAAAATTGCATTTTTTAGAGCACATGTATGTTGAAGATTTCTCTTTTGATACTAATGAAACAACAGGGAAAATTTTGTATGAAGGGGAAACTTCTGAATACGGCATCCAATTTTTAGAAATGGAAGGGTTTACTTGTGTGTATGCGTATTAA
- the gldC gene encoding gliding motility protein GldC, whose protein sequence is MAIEHTSTITFKVGLDENRIPEQITWNAEDGGVKDEASKAIMLSVWDHKQKDTLRMDLWTKDMPVDEMKQFFHQTLVSMANSFERATNDEKMSATMRDFCDYFAEKLELIQK, encoded by the coding sequence ATGGCAATAGAGCACACATCAACAATAACATTTAAAGTAGGATTAGACGAAAATAGAATTCCAGAACAAATTACTTGGAATGCAGAAGACGGAGGTGTCAAGGATGAAGCATCAAAAGCAATTATGCTATCTGTTTGGGACCATAAACAAAAAGATACCTTGCGTATGGATTTATGGACCAAAGACATGCCTGTAGACGAAATGAAGCAATTTTTTCATCAAACCTTGGTGTCTATGGCAAACTCTTTTGAAAGAGCTACAAACGACGAAAAAATGAGTGCTACCATGCGCGATTTTTGTGATTACTTTGCAGAAAAGCTAGAGCTAATTCAAAAATAA